The Amblyomma americanum isolate KBUSLIRL-KWMA chromosome 6, ASM5285725v1, whole genome shotgun sequence genome has a window encoding:
- the LOC144095495 gene encoding uncharacterized protein LOC144095495, with amino-acid sequence MFSSSSQNQPRVSVGEMPGTSGLQQAEARSPSDGTPPEEELEELDEEDEGAPCDTASTQERRDVAAGRPRQQQRSTRAEEVRQLLTETRRTNDLHEARAAEDAMFHVRLLEEQRRTTTAVHRLTAAVTQLTAAVTETGAHMLHTAEAARADTMRLTEQVVLAVALIVRVLNNQVQPPQ; translated from the exons ATGTTCTCTTCGTCCAGCCAG AACCAGCCCCGTGTGTCCGTGGGGGAGATGCCAGGGACGAGCGGCCTGCAGCAGGCAGAGGCGCGCTCTCCATCTG ATGGCACCCCCCCGGAAGAAGAGCTGGAGGAGCTGGACGAGGAGGACGAGGGCGCACCTTGTGACACAGCCT CTACACAGGAGCGGCGAGATGTGGCGGCGGGGCGtccaaggcagcagcagcggagcacgcGGGCGGAGGAGGTCCGCCAGCTGCTGACAGAGACGCGGCGGACCAATGACCTCCACGAAGCCCGTGCTGCTGAGGACGCCATGTTTCATGTGCGCCTCCTAGAG GAACAGCGGCGAACAACAACAGCAGTGCACAGACTGACGGCGGCAGTGACACAGTTGACTGCCGCCGTCACAGAAACCGGGGCGCACATGCTGCACACTGCTGAGGCGGCAAGGGCCGATACGATGCGCCTCACCGAGCAAGTGGTACTTGCGGTGGCCCTGATTGTGCGTGTTTTGAACAATCAGGTACAGCCACCGCAGTAA